A genomic region of Raphanus sativus cultivar WK10039 chromosome 6, ASM80110v3, whole genome shotgun sequence contains the following coding sequences:
- the LOC108813721 gene encoding E3 ubiquitin-protein ligase COP1 isoform X1, giving the protein MEEITKDPIVPASKPDPRTSSVVGEGFNNDDGGGSGGGSEIKALDLDKDLLCPICMQVIKDAFLTACGHSFCYMCIITHLRNKSDCPCCTQHLTNNQLYPNFLLDKLLKKTSARHVSKTATPLDQFREALQRGCDVSIKEVDNLLTLLAEKKRKMEQEEAERNMQILLDFLHCLRKQKVDELNEVQTDLQYIKEDINAVERHRIDLYRARDRYSVKLRMLGDDPSTRSAWLLEKNQHGFNSNSLSIRGGNPLGNFQNKKVEGKAQGSSHGMSKKDAVSGSDSQSLNQSTVSMARKKRIHAQFNDLQECYLQKRRQLVDQPQHTSQESDNSVVRREGYSHGLADFQNVLTTFTRYSRLRVIAEIRHGDIFHSANIVSSIEFDRDDELFATAGVSRCIKVFDFSSVVNEPADIQCPIVEMSTRSKLSCLSWNKHEKNHIASSDYEGIVTVWDVTTRQSLMEYEEHEKRAWSVDFSRTEPSMLVSGSDDCKVKVWCTRQEASVLNIDMKANICCVKYNPGSSNFIAVGSADHHIHYYDLRNISQPLHVFSGHKKAVSYVKFLSNNELASASTDSTLRLWDVKDNLPVRTFRGHTNEKNFVGLTVNSEYLACGSETNEVYVYHKEITRPVTSHRFGSLDMEEAEEEAGSYFISAVCWKSDSPTMLTANSQGTIKVLVLAA; this is encoded by the exons ATGGAAGAGATTACGAAGGATCCGATTGttccagcttcgaaacccgatCCGAGAACCTCCTCCGTCGTCGGAGAAGGCTTTAACAACGACGACGGAGGAGGAAGCGGTGGCGGTTCGGAGATTAAAGCTCTGGATCTGGATAAGGACTTGCTCTGTCCGATTTGTATGCAGGTTATAAAAGATGCTTTCCTCACGGCGTGTGGGCACAGCTTCTGCTATATGTGTATCATCACCCACCTTAGGAACAAGAGCGATTGTCCCTGTTGTACCCAGCACCTCACCAACAATCAGCTTTACCCTAATTTCTTACTCGacaag CTGTTGAAGAAGACTTCAGCTCGGCATGTGTCGAAAACTGCAACGCCTTTGGATCAGTTTCGGGAAGCACTGCAACGG GGTTGTGATGTGTCGATTAAAGAGGTTGATAATCTCCTCACACTTCTTGcggaaaagaagagaaaaatggAGCAGGAAGAAGCTGAGAGGAACATGCAGATACTCTTGGACTTTTTGCATTGTCTGAGGAAGCAGAAAGTTGATGAACTAAATGAG GTGCAAACTGATCTTCAGTATATTAAAGAAGACATAAATGCAGTTGAGAGGCATAGAATAGATTTATACCGTGCTCGGGATAGGTACTCCGTGAAGCTGCGGATGCTCGGAGATGATCCAAGCACACGAAGTGCGTGGCTCCTTGAGAAGAATCAGCATGGCTTCAACTCCAATTCTCTGAGCATAAGAGGGGGGAATCCACTAgggaattttcaaaacaaaaaggtaGAGGGAAAGGCACAAGGGAGCTCTCATGGGATGTCGAAAAAGGACGCAGTGAGTGGATCAGATTCCCAGAGTTTGAATCAATCAACTGTCTCAATGGCCAGGAAGAAACGGATCCATGCTCAG TTCAACGATCTACAAGAATGTTACCTCCAAAAGCGGCGTCAGTTGGTAGACCAACCACAACATACTAGTCAAGAAAGTGATAATAGTGTAGTGCGTAGGGAAGGCTACAGCCACGGCCTTGCGGATTTTCAAAACGTGCTGACTACGTTTACTCGCTACAG TCGTCTGAGAGTTATAGCGGAGATCCGGCATGGGGATATATTTCATTCAGCCAACATTGTATCAAG CATAGAGTTTGATCGTGATGATGAGCTGTTTGCCACTGCTGGTGTTTCTAGATGTATAAAGGTTTTTGACTTCTCTTCG GTTGTAAACGAACCGGCAGATATACAGTGTCCAATTGTGGAGATGTCAACGCGCTCTAAACTTAGTTGTTTGAGTTGGAATAAGCATGAGAAAAATCATATAGCAAGCAGTGATTATGAAGGAATAGTAACTGTATGGGATGTAACTACTAGACAG AGTCTTATGGAGTATGAAGAGCACGAAAAACGTGCCTGGAGCGTTGATTTTTCGCGAACAGAACCATCTATGCTTGTATCTGGTAGTGATGATTGTAAG GTTAAAGTTTGGTGCACAAGGCAGGAAGCAAGTGTGCTTAACATTGATATGAAAGCAAACATATGTTGTGTCAAGTACAATCCTGGCTCAAGCAACTTCATTGCG GTTGGATCAGCTGACCATCACATCCATTATTACGATCTAAGAAACATAAGCCAGCCACTTCATGTCTTCAGTGGACACAAGAAAGCGGTCTCCTATGTGAAGTTTTTGTCCAACAACGAGCTCGCGTCTGCGTCTACTGATAGCACACTACGCTTATGGGATGTCAAGGACAACTTGCCA gTTCGGACATTTAGAGGACACACTAACGAGAAGAACTTTGTGGGTCTCACAGTGAATAGCGAGTATCTCGCCTGCGGAAGCGAGACAAACGAAGTATATGTATATCACAAG GAGATCACGAGACCTGTGACATCGCATAGGTTTGGATCACTAGACATggaagaagcagaggaagaGGCGGGTTCATACTTTATTAGTGCGGTTTGCTGGAAGAGTGATAGTCCCACGATGCTGACTGCGAATAGCCAAGGAACCATCAAAGTTTTAGTACTCGCTGCTTGA
- the LOC108813721 gene encoding E3 ubiquitin-protein ligase COP1 isoform X2, giving the protein MCRKLQRLWISFGKHCNGQGCDVSIKEVDNLLTLLAEKKRKMEQEEAERNMQILLDFLHCLRKQKVDELNEVQTDLQYIKEDINAVERHRIDLYRARDRYSVKLRMLGDDPSTRSAWLLEKNQHGFNSNSLSIRGGNPLGNFQNKKVEGKAQGSSHGMSKKDAVSGSDSQSLNQSTVSMARKKRIHAQFNDLQECYLQKRRQLVDQPQHTSQESDNSVVRREGYSHGLADFQNVLTTFTRYSRLRVIAEIRHGDIFHSANIVSSIEFDRDDELFATAGVSRCIKVFDFSSVVNEPADIQCPIVEMSTRSKLSCLSWNKHEKNHIASSDYEGIVTVWDVTTRQSLMEYEEHEKRAWSVDFSRTEPSMLVSGSDDCKVKVWCTRQEASVLNIDMKANICCVKYNPGSSNFIAVGSADHHIHYYDLRNISQPLHVFSGHKKAVSYVKFLSNNELASASTDSTLRLWDVKDNLPVRTFRGHTNEKNFVGLTVNSEYLACGSETNEVYVYHKEITRPVTSHRFGSLDMEEAEEEAGSYFISAVCWKSDSPTMLTANSQGTIKVLVLAA; this is encoded by the exons ATGTGTCGAAAACTGCAACGCCTTTGGATCAGTTTCGGGAAGCACTGCAACGG ACAGGGTTGTGATGTGTCGATTAAAGAGGTTGATAATCTCCTCACACTTCTTGcggaaaagaagagaaaaatggAGCAGGAAGAAGCTGAGAGGAACATGCAGATACTCTTGGACTTTTTGCATTGTCTGAGGAAGCAGAAAGTTGATGAACTAAATGAG GTGCAAACTGATCTTCAGTATATTAAAGAAGACATAAATGCAGTTGAGAGGCATAGAATAGATTTATACCGTGCTCGGGATAGGTACTCCGTGAAGCTGCGGATGCTCGGAGATGATCCAAGCACACGAAGTGCGTGGCTCCTTGAGAAGAATCAGCATGGCTTCAACTCCAATTCTCTGAGCATAAGAGGGGGGAATCCACTAgggaattttcaaaacaaaaaggtaGAGGGAAAGGCACAAGGGAGCTCTCATGGGATGTCGAAAAAGGACGCAGTGAGTGGATCAGATTCCCAGAGTTTGAATCAATCAACTGTCTCAATGGCCAGGAAGAAACGGATCCATGCTCAG TTCAACGATCTACAAGAATGTTACCTCCAAAAGCGGCGTCAGTTGGTAGACCAACCACAACATACTAGTCAAGAAAGTGATAATAGTGTAGTGCGTAGGGAAGGCTACAGCCACGGCCTTGCGGATTTTCAAAACGTGCTGACTACGTTTACTCGCTACAG TCGTCTGAGAGTTATAGCGGAGATCCGGCATGGGGATATATTTCATTCAGCCAACATTGTATCAAG CATAGAGTTTGATCGTGATGATGAGCTGTTTGCCACTGCTGGTGTTTCTAGATGTATAAAGGTTTTTGACTTCTCTTCG GTTGTAAACGAACCGGCAGATATACAGTGTCCAATTGTGGAGATGTCAACGCGCTCTAAACTTAGTTGTTTGAGTTGGAATAAGCATGAGAAAAATCATATAGCAAGCAGTGATTATGAAGGAATAGTAACTGTATGGGATGTAACTACTAGACAG AGTCTTATGGAGTATGAAGAGCACGAAAAACGTGCCTGGAGCGTTGATTTTTCGCGAACAGAACCATCTATGCTTGTATCTGGTAGTGATGATTGTAAG GTTAAAGTTTGGTGCACAAGGCAGGAAGCAAGTGTGCTTAACATTGATATGAAAGCAAACATATGTTGTGTCAAGTACAATCCTGGCTCAAGCAACTTCATTGCG GTTGGATCAGCTGACCATCACATCCATTATTACGATCTAAGAAACATAAGCCAGCCACTTCATGTCTTCAGTGGACACAAGAAAGCGGTCTCCTATGTGAAGTTTTTGTCCAACAACGAGCTCGCGTCTGCGTCTACTGATAGCACACTACGCTTATGGGATGTCAAGGACAACTTGCCA gTTCGGACATTTAGAGGACACACTAACGAGAAGAACTTTGTGGGTCTCACAGTGAATAGCGAGTATCTCGCCTGCGGAAGCGAGACAAACGAAGTATATGTATATCACAAG GAGATCACGAGACCTGTGACATCGCATAGGTTTGGATCACTAGACATggaagaagcagaggaagaGGCGGGTTCATACTTTATTAGTGCGGTTTGCTGGAAGAGTGATAGTCCCACGATGCTGACTGCGAATAGCCAAGGAACCATCAAAGTTTTAGTACTCGCTGCTTGA